The Armatimonadota bacterium genomic interval TCACGTTCGTCGGCCAGCACGACGTCGAGACGTTCGACGAACTCAAGCGCAGGCTCGGGGACGCCCTGCGCCCCCACCCGCTGGACGTCTACGGGAACTGACTCCCGCGTCCGGGCGCTCTGTCCCGCGGCCCCGGGGCAGCCGGGTACGGTGGCGGAGGGGGTGGGATTCGAACCCACGAGGGCTGGTCGGCCCTAACGGTTTTCAAGACCGTCTCATTCGTCCGCTCTGACACCCCTCCGCTTTCGATTATAGGGGCAGCGTCAGCACACCGGGCGGGAGGCCAACTGGAGGATCCGTCTCCAGGAGGCGGCATCCAGGGGCACGACGGACAGGCGCGGCTGGCGGACGAGCGCCAGGTGGGCCAGCTCGGAGTCCGCCTTGATCTCGGCCAGCGTCACCGGACGGGGAAGGGGCCGCACGGCCCGCACGCTCACGACGACGCGGCGGCCGGTGTGGTCGTCAGGGTCGGGGTGCGCCTCCCTTACCACCTCGACGATGCCGACGATGCGTCGTTCGCCTCCCGTGTGGTAGAAGAACGCAAGATCGCCCCGCCGCATCCTCTTGAGGTTGCCCACCGCCTGGGGGTTCGTCACCCCGTCCCAGACGTCGGTCCCGGCCCGGACCTGGTCGTCCCACGACCACTCGTCCGGCTCGCTTTTCAGCAGCCAGTACGCCATCCCGACCTCCCTCTTGCTGTGTGCTAACCTTACTTATGGTGCAGGATAGCGGCGTCCGCCGGGGAGGGTCACCCCCCTCTTGTGCCGGCGGGCGCTATTTGTACTTGCGAGGGTTGCTGTGTCGCTGCGCGGGTTGGTGCCGCTGGTCGACAAGTGGGAGCCGTTCGTCGCACTGCGCGGGGCCGTGCGCTCGGGCGACGGCATCCCCTGGGTCACCGGACCGAGCGGCTCGTACAAGGCCCTGCTAATGTGCGCGCTGCTGTCTGCGGAGGGAGACCGACCCGTGTTCGTGCTTACCGCGGGCCGGGAGGCCGCGGAGCGGCTGTGCGACGACGTCGCGGCGTTCGCCCCGTCGCTGCGCGACCGCATCCGGTTGTTCCCGCCCGCCGAGTCGCTCCCCCACGACGAGTTGCCGCCCTCGCCGGAGACCGTGGGGGAGCGGTTGCGCGCGCTGCGCGATTTGGCCAGCAGGCAGCCGG includes:
- a CDS encoding EVE domain-containing protein, whose product is MAYWLLKSEPDEWSWDDQVRAGTDVWDGVTNPQAVGNLKRMRRGDLAFFYHTGGERRIVGIVEVVREAHPDPDDHTGRRVVVSVRAVRPLPRPVTLAEIKADSELAHLALVRQPRLSVVPLDAASWRRILQLASRPVC